A part of Thermocrinis albus DSM 14484 genomic DNA contains:
- a CDS encoding ABC transporter ATP-binding protein gives MSLVKLENVSKQFMGITVLENVSIDIIDKEFVGIIGQSGAGKSTLLKIIAGLEKADSGCVYIGDRIVKEPSPEVAYMFQDYRLFPWLTVKENIIFPLRTLNLPKHRIASLYERVTYYMEILGLVEKLNAYPHELSGGLKQRVALCRALCTSPKVLLLDEPSSALDMFTAINSWHLLRKLFEEVRDTIFIIVSHNLDEIAFLCDRVIVLSNNPGRVIADINLKDLKSKLSCQDIDVNFIFSEEFLEIKRTIAYYLFKSGSSKSFKALNESDIDHMHETK, from the coding sequence ATGAGTTTAGTAAAATTGGAAAATGTAAGTAAGCAATTTATGGGGATAACCGTATTAGAAAATGTAAGTATTGATATTATCGATAAAGAGTTTGTTGGGATAATAGGGCAGTCAGGGGCAGGAAAATCGACTTTGTTAAAAATAATAGCGGGGCTAGAGAAAGCAGATTCAGGCTGTGTCTACATTGGTGATAGGATTGTTAAAGAGCCTTCTCCAGAAGTAGCATACATGTTCCAAGATTACAGATTGTTCCCATGGCTTACTGTAAAGGAGAATATTATATTTCCTCTTAGAACACTAAACTTACCTAAGCATAGGATCGCATCACTTTACGAAAGAGTAACCTACTATATGGAGATTCTGGGTCTAGTAGAAAAGCTTAACGCTTACCCTCATGAACTTTCTGGTGGTTTGAAACAGAGAGTTGCATTATGTAGAGCTTTATGTACTTCGCCAAAGGTTTTACTTCTTGATGAACCATCAAGTGCTTTGGATATGTTCACAGCTATAAATAGCTGGCACCTACTTAGAAAACTTTTTGAGGAAGTAAGGGATACAATATTTATTATTGTTTCTCATAATTTAGATGAAATAGCATTTCTTTGTGATAGAGTTATAGTTCTTAGTAATAATCCTGGAAGAGTAATTGCAGATATCAATTTAAAAGATCTGAAATCCAAACTGTCATGCCAAGATATAGATGTTAATTTCATATTTTCTGAAGAGTTTTTAGAAATAAAAAGGACGATAGCATACTACCTATTTAAAAGCGGTTCGTCAAAGAGCTTTAAAGCTTTAAATGAATCTGATATAGATCACATGCACGAAACTAAATAA
- a CDS encoding ABC transporter permease codes for MLQRDNYVILFLLFIYVGLIFMLWSISSKMIESPLFPSLIDIYKALLNAFEEGFLFSDLKTSIIRITIGWLIAILTGTIIGILVSYYRWFTPLDYINDFFRYLPVPAFLPLTLMWFGIGETSKIFLIFLGVFVQVIAMVANEIRNFPYEYIEVGRSLGMNRHQILYHIILEGIKPNLWDIYRINLGWAWTYLLVGEVAAANEGLGYRLIKSQRFLQMDMIYAYLIVIGLIGLLSDSFFRVSKPLIFKHLRRNSK; via the coding sequence ATGCTACAAAGAGATAATTATGTAATCCTGTTTCTACTGTTTATATACGTAGGACTTATATTTATGCTTTGGAGTATATCAAGTAAAATGATTGAAAGCCCTCTGTTCCCTTCTCTTATAGATATTTATAAGGCACTACTGAATGCATTTGAAGAAGGATTTCTATTCTCAGATCTTAAAACAAGCATAATAAGAATAACAATTGGTTGGCTCATAGCAATTTTGACTGGGACTATAATAGGCATTTTGGTAAGCTACTATAGGTGGTTTACTCCACTTGATTACATAAATGATTTCTTCCGTTATCTTCCAGTACCAGCGTTTTTACCTCTTACTTTGATGTGGTTTGGTATAGGGGAAACTTCTAAAATATTTCTCATATTTTTAGGAGTTTTTGTTCAAGTTATAGCGATGGTAGCTAACGAAATAAGGAACTTCCCTTATGAATACATAGAAGTCGGTAGATCTTTAGGTATGAATAGACATCAAATATTGTATCATATAATTTTAGAAGGTATAAAGCCTAATTTGTGGGATATATATAGGATAAATCTTGGATGGGCATGGACTTACCTTCTTGTTGGGGAAGTGGCAGCTGCAAATGAGGGACTTGGATATAGATTAATTAAGAGTCAGAGATTCCTACAAATGGATATGATATATGCTTATTTAATAGTCATAGGTCTGATAGGTTTACTAAGTGATTCTTTTTTCAGAGTAAGTAAGCCTCTTATTTTCAAACATCTTAGGAGGAATAGTAAATGA
- a CDS encoding ABC transporter substrate-binding protein, whose translation MLKEILTTIIMGLILTSLGFAGPIKLGVSDWPGWVAWYIAKEKGFFKSEGINVELVWFSTYSDSISAFASGQLDANSQTLSDTIPLASKGMKIKVILVNDNSNGNDAIVAKNYIKTINDLRGKKVAVEVGAIDHFFLLYVLQKYGLTEKDVQIINMTTQDAAVALLEGKVDAAAVWEPWISRIVKSKQAHVLISSKDTPGLIPDILVVHEESLKKNYNEYVKLARVWFRTVEFIKNNPSEAASIMAKVLNIKKDDVLYMLKGIKFFGVQENALALYPENKNNPLSLYRSGDLLNKYLLKFGFTNKEANLSNLIYDRVVRDATKR comes from the coding sequence ATGCTAAAAGAAATCCTTACAACTATAATCATGGGACTAATTCTCACATCTTTAGGTTTTGCAGGACCTATTAAATTAGGTGTCAGTGATTGGCCAGGTTGGGTTGCATGGTACATTGCAAAAGAAAAAGGATTTTTTAAAAGCGAAGGGATAAATGTGGAGCTTGTGTGGTTCAGTACTTATAGCGACTCGATCAGTGCATTCGCATCTGGGCAGCTTGACGCTAACTCGCAAACTCTCAGCGATACTATCCCGTTAGCTTCTAAAGGAATGAAAATTAAGGTTATTTTGGTTAACGATAACTCCAACGGTAACGACGCTATAGTTGCAAAAAATTATATAAAAACAATTAATGATCTTAGAGGAAAGAAGGTTGCTGTAGAGGTAGGTGCAATAGATCACTTTTTCTTACTGTATGTGCTACAGAAATACGGTTTAACGGAAAAAGATGTTCAAATAATTAACATGACAACACAAGATGCCGCAGTAGCTTTACTTGAAGGCAAAGTTGACGCTGCTGCTGTTTGGGAACCGTGGATAAGTAGAATAGTTAAATCTAAACAAGCACACGTATTAATCTCTTCAAAAGATACACCTGGATTAATACCAGATATACTTGTTGTTCACGAAGAAAGTCTTAAGAAAAATTACAATGAGTATGTAAAACTTGCAAGAGTTTGGTTCAGAACGGTTGAGTTTATAAAAAATAATCCTTCGGAGGCTGCATCCATAATGGCAAAAGTTTTAAATATCAAGAAAGATGACGTATTGTATATGCTTAAAGGTATTAAATTCTTTGGTGTTCAAGAGAACGCTCTCGCACTTTATCCAGAGAATAAGAATAATCCACTTTCCCTATATAGAAGTGGCGATTTACTAAATAAATATCTACTTAAATTTGGTTTTACGAACAAGGAAGCTAATCTTTCAAATTTAATCTACGATAGGGTGGTAAGAGATGCTACAAAGAGATAA
- a CDS encoding agmatinase family protein: MPGKGRMFYGERFEDVNEPIFTGIPTFLKLPYVPSIEELAKLKPDIAIIGEPMDMATTIRPGARYGPRAVRAASTVPSPPYSHFNIETGVDPFDEFFVVDHGDARVVPGDTMATLKNFERKVYEVSSLGICPFIIGGDHSVTFANIKGWAEARGYKKIGLIHFDCHADTAHTGLCGFEYDHGAHIRRIWDLGILNGENYTLIGPRGFWPDKKTYEWMRDNGMLWFTSFDVWEIGIKKIAEIAVERALDGTDAVWLTFDVDVMDPSVCPGTGEPEPGGLTPREAIGLIRLITKHFDVERFGFDILEVAPMYDVSDNSSYNGGITSLFASRIILEVMGGLAIKRAGWSEGRPVRPKTETRSQSQNI; the protein is encoded by the coding sequence ATGCCTGGTAAAGGTAGGATGTTTTATGGAGAGCGTTTTGAAGATGTAAATGAGCCAATATTTACAGGAATACCTACTTTTCTAAAATTACCTTATGTGCCATCTATCGAAGAATTGGCTAAGCTAAAACCAGATATTGCAATAATCGGAGAACCTATGGATATGGCTACGACTATAAGACCGGGAGCTAGATATGGCCCTAGGGCTGTAAGAGCTGCATCTACAGTCCCCTCTCCACCATATTCTCACTTTAATATCGAAACAGGTGTAGATCCTTTTGATGAGTTTTTTGTAGTTGATCACGGAGATGCTCGTGTTGTTCCCGGAGATACCATGGCTACACTAAAAAACTTCGAGAGGAAAGTTTATGAAGTCTCGAGTCTAGGCATATGTCCATTCATAATTGGAGGCGATCACTCTGTAACATTCGCTAACATAAAAGGTTGGGCAGAGGCTAGGGGTTATAAAAAAATAGGGCTTATTCATTTTGATTGTCATGCAGATACAGCACATACTGGACTATGTGGATTTGAATACGATCACGGCGCACATATAAGAAGAATTTGGGATCTTGGAATACTAAATGGCGAAAATTATACACTTATAGGACCACGTGGTTTTTGGCCAGATAAAAAAACATATGAATGGATGAGAGACAACGGTATGCTCTGGTTCACATCTTTTGATGTATGGGAGATAGGTATAAAGAAAATAGCTGAAATAGCTGTAGAAAGGGCATTAGATGGAACTGATGCTGTATGGTTAACTTTCGATGTTGATGTCATGGACCCAAGTGTTTGTCCTGGAACGGGAGAACCAGAGCCTGGTGGTTTAACTCCAAGAGAAGCAATAGGGCTTATTAGACTGATTACTAAGCACTTTGATGTAGAAAGATTTGGTTTTGATATCCTTGAAGTTGCCCCGATGTATGATGTAAGCGATAACAGTTCATATAATGGTGGTATAACCTCCCTGTTCGCAAGTAGAATTATTCTTGAAGTAATGGGGGGACTTGCCATAAAACGTGCAGGATGGTCCGAAGGCAGACCTGTAAGACCTAAAACAGAAACTAGAAGTCAAAGCCAAAACATATGA
- the ureA gene encoding urease subunit gamma: MNLTPREVEKLLIYVAAELAKKRKEKGLKLNYVEAYAIIACEILEGIREGKSVAELMDLGTKILRKEDVMEGVPEMLEIVQVEGTFPDGTKLVTIHNPIRE; this comes from the coding sequence ATGAATCTCACACCAAGGGAGGTTGAAAAACTCTTAATATATGTAGCTGCCGAGCTTGCTAAAAAAAGAAAAGAGAAAGGGTTAAAATTAAATTATGTTGAGGCATATGCCATTATAGCATGTGAAATTCTTGAGGGTATAAGAGAAGGAAAATCTGTTGCGGAGCTTATGGATTTAGGAACAAAAATTCTTAGAAAAGAGGATGTTATGGAGGGTGTTCCTGAAATGCTTGAAATTGTTCAAGTGGAAGGGACGTTCCCAGATGGTACAAAGTTAGTTACAATTCATAATCCTATTAGAGAATAA
- a CDS encoding ABC transporter ATP-binding protein, whose protein sequence is MLELKSLYSGYKSAIILKDINISIKDSESILLIGRNGAGKTTLLRTILGLNKVIDGSIYFYGKNINKLKPYERVRLGLGYVPQGRKLFPYLTVKENLFTAKNAFTAKKHTIFPNFYDYFDYILSLFPSLIGLLNKTAGSLSGGEQQLVSLARALLTNPKILLLDEPFEGIQPSIVQLILKVLYEIRERFRISFVIVEHRLELIWELIDRVYVIDNGSILKEAAKTDTNIGEVLEYIYI, encoded by the coding sequence ATGCTAGAATTAAAATCTTTATATTCCGGATATAAGTCTGCCATAATACTTAAAGATATTAATATTAGTATTAAAGATTCGGAAAGTATTTTGCTTATAGGAAGAAATGGTGCAGGTAAAACAACTTTATTAAGAACTATATTAGGGTTAAATAAAGTCATAGACGGTAGTATATACTTTTATGGTAAGAATATTAACAAGTTAAAGCCTTATGAGAGAGTAAGATTGGGGCTAGGTTATGTTCCTCAAGGTAGAAAGCTATTTCCATATCTTACTGTAAAAGAAAACCTTTTTACGGCAAAAAACGCTTTTACAGCTAAAAAGCATACTATTTTTCCAAATTTTTATGACTATTTTGATTACATCTTAAGCCTTTTCCCCAGTCTAATAGGATTGTTAAATAAAACAGCTGGATCTTTATCTGGAGGGGAACAACAGTTAGTATCCTTAGCAAGAGCATTACTAACAAATCCAAAGATCTTACTATTGGACGAACCATTTGAAGGAATTCAGCCATCTATAGTTCAACTTATATTAAAGGTATTGTACGAAATAAGGGAGAGGTTCAGAATTTCATTTGTAATTGTAGAACATAGGTTAGAACTTATATGGGAACTTATAGATAGAGTTTATGTAATCGATAATGGCAGTATTTTAAAAGAAGCTGCTAAAACTGACACAAACATTGGAGAGGTTTTAGAGTATATATATATTTAG
- a CDS encoding ATP-binding cassette domain-containing protein: MEANMRALLEVRNVTVKYGNFTALDRVSLSISQGELRVLIGPNGAGKTTLLDAISGTVKPSYGDIYYKNTVISKLPIHKIARMGIIRKFQTPNVIESLSVWDNLILASVKKNVSGTFAPVDHNKIKDILELVGLHERRYDLAKELSHGEKQWLELAMILTNDCDLVLLDEPAIGLTLKDIYKLIDIIGYFIKRNSSIIIVDHNMDFLRMICEKFEARVTFMHQGKILRTGTFDEIRSDNEVKRIYLGVERC, translated from the coding sequence ATGGAGGCAAACATGAGAGCGCTTTTAGAAGTTAGAAATGTAACCGTTAAATATGGAAATTTTACTGCTCTAGATAGAGTTTCTCTAAGTATCAGCCAGGGGGAATTAAGGGTGCTTATAGGTCCTAATGGAGCGGGGAAAACTACGTTGCTTGATGCGATCTCCGGTACAGTCAAACCTAGCTACGGAGATATTTATTACAAAAATACAGTTATAAGTAAATTACCGATACATAAAATCGCAAGGATGGGGATTATAAGGAAATTTCAAACGCCAAATGTAATTGAAAGTTTATCAGTATGGGATAATCTCATATTAGCTTCGGTGAAAAAGAACGTTTCAGGAACGTTTGCACCGGTAGATCACAACAAGATAAAGGATATATTAGAGTTAGTTGGTCTTCATGAAAGAAGATATGACTTAGCAAAAGAACTTTCACATGGAGAAAAACAGTGGTTAGAGCTTGCTATGATACTTACAAACGATTGCGATTTAGTTCTTCTTGATGAACCTGCTATTGGTTTGACACTAAAGGATATATACAAATTGATTGATATAATAGGGTATTTTATTAAAAGAAATTCATCTATTATTATTGTGGACCATAATATGGATTTTTTAAGAATGATTTGTGAGAAATTTGAGGCAAGAGTAACTTTTATGCATCAAGGAAAAATACTAAGAACTGGTACTTTTGATGAAATCCGTTCGGATAATGAGGTTAAGAGAATTTATTTGGGGGTAGAGAGATGCTAG
- the urtC gene encoding urea ABC transporter permease subunit UrtC yields MWILKKNKNYIYTLFLFMVFLSITPALPDYYIVILGKYLSLAIVAIGISWIWGHMNILSLGQGLFFGLGAYAMAMHLKLKATPSGDLPDFMLWSGLTTLPWWWQPFSNIVFVFMTIFLIPTLLAVVFSYIMFKREISGVYFALISQAAVAIFEILLISLQPYTGGFNGLTNFGPFLIWYIGDNGFQRGLLFITEFIVFSLILLSFIVENSRIGKLIRAIRDNENRLKFFGYNTVYFKIIVFAISGTLAGIGGALFTLFNGSISPSLVGVMASIEMILWVALAGRENFLAVVLSVIGINLIKDKISSYFPNFWLYFIGIAYIVIILVGNNINELKKLLTRFTKFIYGGKHESAFRS; encoded by the coding sequence ATGTGGATATTGAAGAAAAATAAAAATTATATTTATACACTTTTCCTATTTATGGTATTTTTAAGCATTACTCCAGCTCTTCCAGACTACTATATAGTCATTTTAGGTAAATATCTTTCTCTTGCGATAGTTGCTATAGGCATTTCTTGGATTTGGGGGCACATGAATATCTTGTCCTTAGGACAAGGACTTTTCTTCGGATTAGGTGCTTATGCAATGGCCATGCATCTTAAGCTTAAAGCAACACCTTCTGGTGACCTTCCAGACTTTATGTTATGGAGTGGTTTAACAACACTGCCATGGTGGTGGCAACCTTTTAGCAATATAGTATTTGTATTTATGACAATCTTCTTAATCCCAACACTGCTGGCTGTTGTTTTTTCCTATATTATGTTTAAAAGAGAAATAAGTGGTGTATATTTTGCCCTTATCAGTCAGGCAGCTGTAGCAATATTTGAGATACTTTTAATAAGTTTGCAACCTTATACTGGAGGATTTAATGGTCTTACTAACTTTGGCCCTTTTCTCATTTGGTATATAGGAGATAATGGTTTTCAGCGAGGGCTCCTCTTTATTACAGAGTTTATAGTGTTTTCCTTAATTTTACTATCATTTATAGTAGAAAATTCTAGGATTGGAAAGCTCATAAGGGCTATTAGAGATAATGAGAATAGATTAAAATTCTTTGGTTATAATACAGTTTACTTTAAGATCATTGTATTTGCAATATCTGGCACTTTGGCTGGCATAGGTGGTGCACTTTTTACCCTTTTCAATGGTTCCATTTCCCCATCTTTGGTAGGAGTTATGGCTTCTATAGAAATGATTTTATGGGTTGCTTTGGCTGGTAGAGAAAACTTTCTGGCAGTTGTTCTCTCAGTTATTGGCATTAATTTAATAAAAGACAAAATAAGCAGTTACTTTCCTAACTTTTGGCTATATTTTATAGGTATAGCTTACATTGTTATAATACTTGTCGGTAATAATATAAATGAACTTAAAAAACTGCTTACAAGATTTACAAAATTTATATATGGAGGCAAACATGAGAGCGCTTTTAGAAGTTAG
- the urtB gene encoding urea ABC transporter permease subunit UrtB, giving the protein MDTDFFLNQLFNGLSLASIYFMIAIGLSLSFGYMRIINMAHGEFLMLGGYISYIVQQSNIFPEAVFPLFSIFFSFIVLFIFGLVFWYLILKRVQNTLDTILLTWGLSLILQQLVRDAFGPTGVGVVPPKWLSTTLYLGGVYIPVVRIYIIVVMLFVLLLLYLLFFKTDLGLNLRAVAQDRETASAMGINDDLVNLLIFALGSGIAGAGGSALSMVSSITPTTGMSYIVDAFLVVIFGGVGSLGGTLLGSIIIGFMSAIFSGYMEVSLAKALVLMSVILFIQFRPTGLISVKIRG; this is encoded by the coding sequence ATGGATACGGATTTCTTCTTAAACCAACTTTTCAACGGACTGAGTCTTGCGTCAATTTACTTTATGATAGCCATAGGTTTAAGTCTATCATTTGGATATATGAGAATAATTAATATGGCACACGGCGAATTCCTTATGTTAGGAGGTTATATTTCTTATATAGTACAGCAAAGTAATATTTTTCCAGAAGCAGTTTTTCCACTTTTTTCAATCTTCTTTTCTTTTATAGTACTATTTATATTTGGACTAGTTTTTTGGTACCTAATTTTAAAGAGAGTTCAAAATACTTTAGACACTATTCTTTTGACCTGGGGACTTAGTCTTATACTTCAACAACTAGTTAGAGATGCTTTTGGTCCAACAGGAGTAGGAGTAGTACCACCTAAGTGGCTATCTACCACACTCTATTTAGGTGGTGTTTATATACCAGTTGTTCGCATTTATATTATAGTGGTAATGCTCTTTGTTCTTCTGCTGCTTTATCTGCTATTTTTTAAAACCGATCTTGGTCTTAATCTCAGAGCTGTTGCTCAAGATCGTGAGACGGCCTCAGCCATGGGAATAAACGATGATTTAGTTAATCTACTTATTTTTGCATTAGGTTCGGGTATTGCCGGTGCTGGTGGTTCTGCTTTATCAATGGTTTCTTCTATTACACCTACTACAGGGATGAGTTATATAGTAGACGCTTTCTTAGTTGTAATTTTCGGCGGTGTAGGTAGTTTGGGTGGGACACTTCTTGGATCTATTATCATAGGCTTTATGTCTGCTATTTTTAGTGGATATATGGAAGTTAGTCTTGCCAAAGCTTTGGTGCTTATGTCTGTTATCTTATTTATTCAGTTTAGACCAACTGGGCTTATATCTGTTAAGATAAGGGGGTAA
- the urtA gene encoding urea ABC transporter substrate-binding protein, which translates to MKSGYANRRDFIKASAAVITLHTIAPALVWPSPKKIKVGVLHSLSGTMAISEVHVKNATLLAIEEINRKGGVLGYTIEPIIEDGASDPATFAQKAQKLILMDKVVTVFGGWTSASRKAMLPVFERYKNLLWYPVQFEGNECSPNIIYTGAQPNQQILPALEWALKQGYKKFFLVGSDYVFPRTANLILKKHIQKNGAIVSGEEYVPLGGTDFSAVVNKIINTKPDIVFNTINGDSNVAFFKQMAAAGVGPKVLPVISFSIAEQEAKAIGIPLLEGSYAAWNYFMSLNNKANLEFIKAYQGKYGKSSLITDPMAHGYMNVYLWKMAVEKAGTFDPMMVRKAATELPWVDSPFGKIKIAKNQSLYQTAYIGKLGSDGQFSIVWSSGKPIEPEPYDKLVFPGKKCVL; encoded by the coding sequence ATGAAAAGCGGGTATGCAAACAGAAGAGATTTTATTAAGGCAAGTGCAGCTGTAATAACCCTGCATACTATAGCACCGGCCTTAGTTTGGCCTTCACCTAAAAAAATCAAAGTTGGAGTGTTGCACTCTCTTTCTGGCACGATGGCTATAAGTGAGGTTCATGTTAAAAATGCAACTTTATTAGCTATAGAAGAAATAAACAGAAAAGGTGGTGTATTGGGATACACTATTGAACCTATAATTGAAGATGGGGCATCCGACCCAGCAACATTTGCACAAAAGGCACAGAAGTTAATACTTATGGATAAGGTTGTGACTGTTTTTGGCGGATGGACATCGGCAAGCAGGAAAGCTATGCTTCCTGTTTTTGAAAGATATAAAAATCTATTGTGGTATCCTGTACAATTTGAAGGTAATGAATGTTCTCCTAACATTATCTATACAGGAGCACAACCGAATCAACAAATATTACCAGCACTTGAATGGGCTTTAAAGCAAGGTTACAAAAAGTTCTTTTTAGTAGGTTCGGATTATGTTTTTCCAAGAACAGCAAACCTGATATTAAAGAAGCATATTCAGAAAAATGGTGCTATAGTTAGTGGGGAAGAGTATGTACCCTTAGGAGGAACAGATTTTAGCGCAGTTGTTAATAAAATCATAAACACAAAACCAGACATAGTTTTTAATACTATAAACGGTGATTCAAATGTGGCTTTCTTCAAGCAAATGGCTGCAGCAGGTGTTGGTCCTAAAGTGCTTCCAGTAATTTCCTTTAGCATTGCTGAACAAGAAGCAAAAGCAATTGGAATACCTCTTTTAGAAGGAAGTTATGCTGCGTGGAATTACTTTATGAGTCTTAACAATAAAGCTAATTTGGAATTTATAAAGGCGTATCAAGGGAAATACGGTAAATCCTCCCTTATAACTGATCCGATGGCTCATGGATATATGAATGTCTATTTATGGAAAATGGCTGTAGAAAAGGCTGGAACTTTTGACCCTATGATGGTTAGAAAAGCTGCAACAGAACTTCCATGGGTGGATTCTCCATTTGGAAAAATAAAGATAGCAAAAAATCAAAGTTTATATCAAACAGCTTATATAGGAAAACTCGGTTCAGATGGGCAGTTCTCTATAGTTTGGTCTTCAGGAAAACCTATAGAACCTGAACCTTATGACAAACTTGTTTTTCCCGGAAAGAAATGTGTTTTATAA